One segment of Aquimarina sp. BL5 DNA contains the following:
- the dnaK gene encoding molecular chaperone DnaK, with protein sequence MSKIIGIDLGTTNSCVSVMEGNEPVVIPNAEGKRTTPSVIAFVEGGEIKVGDPAKRQAVTNPTKTISSIKRFMGNKFSESAKEAERAAYKVVKGDNDTPRVDIDGRLYTPQELSAMTLQKMKKTAEDYLGQDVTRAVITVPAYFNDAQRQATKEAGEIAGLKVERIINEPTAAALAYGLDKKGTDQKIVVFDFGGGTHDVSILELGDGVFEVLSTDGDTHLGGDDVDQKIIDWLAEEFKSEENMDLRKDPMALQRLKEAAEKAKIELSSSSQTEINLPYVTATASGPKHLVRSLTKAKFDQLIDDLVKRTVEPCRTALKAAGLSTSDIDEIILVGGSTRIPAVQEAVEKFFGKAPSKGVNPDEVVAVGAAIQGGVLTGDVKDVLLLDVTPLSLGIETMGNVMTKLIEANTTIPTKKSQVFSTAADNQPSVEIHVLQGERPMAADNKTIGRFHLDGIPPAQRGTPQIEVTFDIDANGIIKVSATDKATNKSQDIRIEASSGLTEEEIAKMKQEAEANAEADKAAKETADKLNEADGMIFQTEKQLKEFGDKISDDNKKPVEEALEELKKAYETKDLAIIQPALDKINEAWKAASEEMYKAQAEAQGGAAGPEAGAQPEGGDSEASDVEDVDFEEVK encoded by the coding sequence ATGAGTAAGATAATAGGAATAGATTTAGGGACAACAAACTCTTGTGTTTCTGTGATGGAAGGTAATGAGCCCGTTGTTATACCTAATGCGGAAGGGAAGAGAACTACTCCATCTGTAATTGCATTTGTAGAAGGAGGAGAGATTAAAGTTGGTGACCCTGCAAAACGTCAGGCCGTTACAAACCCAACTAAAACAATCTCTTCTATTAAAAGATTTATGGGAAATAAATTCTCTGAATCAGCAAAAGAAGCAGAAAGAGCTGCTTACAAAGTAGTAAAAGGTGATAACGATACACCTCGAGTTGATATCGATGGACGTTTATATACACCACAAGAATTATCTGCTATGACACTTCAGAAGATGAAGAAAACGGCAGAAGACTACTTAGGACAAGATGTGACTAGAGCAGTAATTACTGTACCAGCATACTTTAATGATGCACAACGTCAGGCTACTAAAGAAGCTGGAGAAATTGCAGGTCTTAAAGTAGAAAGAATTATTAATGAGCCTACAGCGGCTGCATTAGCATATGGTCTTGATAAAAAGGGTACTGATCAGAAGATTGTAGTATTCGATTTTGGTGGAGGTACTCACGATGTATCTATCCTAGAATTAGGAGATGGTGTATTCGAAGTATTATCAACCGATGGAGATACACATTTAGGAGGAGATGATGTAGATCAAAAAATTATTGATTGGTTAGCAGAAGAGTTTAAGAGTGAGGAGAATATGGATCTACGTAAAGATCCAATGGCTTTACAACGTCTTAAAGAAGCAGCAGAGAAAGCAAAGATAGAATTATCTTCTTCTTCTCAGACAGAGATCAATTTACCATATGTAACGGCTACTGCAAGTGGTCCTAAGCACTTAGTAAGATCATTAACAAAAGCTAAATTCGATCAATTAATTGATGATTTGGTAAAGCGTACTGTAGAACCTTGTCGTACTGCTCTTAAAGCAGCAGGATTATCTACAAGTGATATCGATGAAATTATTTTAGTAGGAGGATCCACTCGTATTCCTGCAGTTCAGGAAGCAGTAGAGAAGTTCTTTGGGAAAGCACCAAGTAAAGGAGTAAACCCTGATGAGGTAGTAGCTGTTGGAGCTGCCATCCAAGGAGGAGTACTTACAGGAGATGTAAAAGATGTATTGTTATTAGATGTTACACCACTTTCTTTAGGTATTGAAACAATGGGTAATGTTATGACGAAGCTGATTGAAGCAAATACTACGATTCCTACTAAGAAATCACAAGTGTTTTCTACTGCAGCGGATAATCAACCTTCTGTAGAGATTCACGTATTGCAAGGAGAACGTCCTATGGCAGCTGATAATAAAACTATTGGTCGTTTTCACCTAGATGGAATTCCTCCAGCACAAAGAGGAACACCTCAGATCGAAGTTACTTTTGATATAGATGCTAATGGTATTATCAAAGTTTCTGCAACAGATAAGGCGACTAATAAGTCTCAGGATATTCGTATCGAAGCATCTTCTGGATTAACAGAAGAAGAAATCGCGAAAATGAAGCAAGAAGCTGAAGCAAATGCAGAAGCGGATAAAGCAGCAAAAGAAACTGCAGATAAGTTAAATGAAGCTGATGGAATGATTTTCCAAACAGAAAAACAACTTAAAGAATTTGGAGATAAAATTTCTGATGATAATAAGAAACCTGTAGAAGAAGCTTTAGAAGAATTAAAGAAGGCTTATGAAACTAAAGATCTTGCTATCATACAACCTGCACTTGATAAGATTAACGAAGCTTGGAAAGCAGCTAGTGAGGAAATGTATAAGGCACAGGCAGAAGCACAAGGCGGTGCAGCTGGACCAGAAGCTGGAGCACAACCTGAAGGAGGAGATTCTGAAGCTAGTGATGTAGAAGATGTAGATTTTGAAGAAGTGAAATAA
- a CDS encoding CoF synthetase, giving the protein MNLSQVFRRKVFWFFDILNRNDIRKHYADIKELIETPSSQSAKDRKDNYLEKILQHAVSTTWFYQKYTGYNSISDFPVINKNMIRDSFEEFKSSKYKANKCTLISTSGSTGAPFSVLQNKSKRCRNTGDNLYFSNRSGYEIGQKLIYIKIWPDNYKHTTILSKFWWQNIVPQSVFRLDNNNIANLIKRLEENPGKKSFLGYTSGFEKICKYLDKNNSGSIDNIVSIITMSEALNDYVRTSMQKYFGVVPVSRYSNNENGIIAQEDRGVTSKFIINTASYYIEVFDIDKDVPVHPGKLGRIIVTDLHNYAMPMIRYDTGDVGIIEMDPNGVSYLSSIGGRKLDLIYNTKGEIIPSHVSYKLCKYGDYKQFQLVQYGEKDYLIKLNTDKKVDENKMLEEYKEYFGQDANIEIQYVDEIPLLSSGKRREVTNTYHSKS; this is encoded by the coding sequence ATGAATTTGTCACAAGTTTTTCGAAGAAAAGTCTTTTGGTTTTTTGATATCTTAAACAGAAACGATATTAGGAAGCACTATGCGGATATTAAAGAGTTGATCGAAACTCCAAGTTCTCAGTCTGCCAAAGATAGAAAGGATAATTATCTTGAAAAAATACTACAACATGCCGTAAGTACTACCTGGTTCTATCAAAAATATACTGGTTATAACTCTATCTCAGATTTTCCTGTAATTAATAAAAATATGATCCGGGATAGTTTTGAAGAATTCAAGTCTTCAAAATATAAGGCAAATAAATGTACTTTGATATCCACTAGCGGTTCTACTGGTGCACCTTTTTCTGTTTTGCAAAACAAGAGCAAACGATGCAGAAATACTGGAGATAATTTATATTTCTCTAATAGATCCGGTTATGAAATAGGTCAAAAACTGATATACATAAAAATTTGGCCCGATAACTATAAACATACTACTATACTTTCGAAGTTTTGGTGGCAGAATATAGTCCCTCAGAGCGTTTTTAGGCTTGATAATAACAATATCGCTAATCTTATAAAAAGACTAGAAGAAAATCCTGGTAAGAAGAGTTTCCTTGGGTATACATCGGGATTCGAAAAGATTTGTAAGTACTTAGATAAAAACAATTCAGGCTCAATTGATAATATAGTTTCCATAATCACAATGTCAGAGGCGCTCAATGATTATGTAAGGACCAGTATGCAAAAATATTTTGGGGTCGTTCCAGTCTCACGATATTCTAATAATGAAAATGGTATTATAGCGCAGGAGGATAGAGGTGTTACTTCTAAATTTATAATCAATACTGCGAGCTACTATATAGAGGTTTTTGATATAGATAAAGATGTTCCTGTGCATCCAGGAAAATTAGGAAGAATTATAGTAACTGATTTGCATAATTACGCCATGCCTATGATTCGATATGATACGGGCGATGTTGGCATAATAGAAATGGATCCAAACGGTGTGTCTTATTTATCATCCATAGGAGGAAGGAAGTTAGATCTTATATATAATACAAAAGGAGAGATTATACCTTCTCATGTTTCATATAAATTATGTAAGTACGGAGATTATAAGCAATTCCAATTAGTCCAGTATGGAGAAAAAGATTATCTTATTAAACTGAATACTGATAAGAAGGTGGATGAAAATAAAATGTTGGAGGAGTATAAAGAATATTTTGGGCAAGATGCTAATATAGAGATACAGTATGTAGATGAAATTCCTTTACTATCTTCAGGAAAAAGAAGAGAAGTAACGAACACGTATCATTCTAAATCGTAA
- a CDS encoding T9SS type A sorting domain-containing protein: protein MIKTLFSFLLCFCGIYSISAQYSISYDSTDPVTVVAGQSITLNYTYTASMQVGAQFQIFETDVSGIFGGATAIGTAVAEFPTLDAGTDVMGTITLNIPANFPLSSSLSGTEYRIFGKLSSAMNSDATEDATWDTAGAYPLITVTAPPYSITYDSGNPVSVAAGESITLNYTYSASMDVDTQFQIFEADVPGIFGGATANGTGVIVTPTVTAGTDVSTTITLDIPSDFPTSSSLSGTKYYIFGKLSSAANSDASSDADWSVAGAYPEITINENTLSINDFTSFDRDKLYFNSTSTSLVINDTNEIKSLNIYNVIGKKVFEIENIKNTTNVDLSALPKGLYIARSDSKFLKFVR, encoded by the coding sequence ATGATCAAAACATTATTTTCATTTCTACTATGCTTCTGCGGTATTTATAGCATTTCTGCTCAATATTCGATAAGTTACGATTCTACTGATCCTGTTACCGTTGTTGCCGGTCAGTCAATAACACTAAACTATACGTATACCGCTTCAATGCAAGTGGGTGCTCAATTCCAAATTTTTGAAACTGATGTTTCAGGTATTTTTGGAGGAGCAACCGCCATAGGAACAGCAGTAGCGGAGTTTCCTACTCTTGATGCAGGAACTGATGTAATGGGTACAATCACTCTTAATATACCCGCTAATTTTCCATTAAGCTCGTCTCTTTCTGGAACCGAATATCGTATCTTCGGTAAATTAAGTTCTGCTATGAATTCTGATGCTACGGAAGATGCCACCTGGGATACTGCTGGAGCATACCCACTAATTACAGTTACGGCACCACCATATTCTATAACTTATGATTCTGGCAATCCTGTTTCAGTTGCTGCTGGAGAATCTATTACTCTAAACTATACATATTCCGCTTCTATGGACGTAGATACACAATTTCAAATTTTTGAAGCTGATGTACCAGGGATTTTTGGAGGCGCTACGGCAAATGGTACTGGAGTTATCGTTACTCCAACAGTTACTGCAGGAACAGATGTGTCGACTACAATAACACTGGATATACCTTCAGACTTCCCAACTAGCTCCTCTCTTTCGGGTACTAAATATTATATTTTTGGAAAACTATCTTCCGCTGCAAATTCAGACGCTAGTTCTGATGCAGATTGGAGTGTTGCTGGAGCATATCCAGAGATTACTATAAATGAAAACACGCTTAGCATCAATGATTTTACTTCTTTTGATAGAGATAAATTATATTTTAATAGTACTTCAACCTCTTTAGTAATTAACGACACAAACGAAATAAAATCTCTAAACATTTATAATGTAATTGGGAAAAAAGTATTTGAAATTGAGAATATCAAAAACACAACAAATGTGGATTTATCTGCACTCCCAAAAGGATTATATATTGCCAGATCTGATTCGAAATTTTTAAAGTTTGTGAGATAA
- the ggt gene encoding gamma-glutamyltransferase: MRSFFLLLFILVIACKTTPEPKVDIKTKPVFGVIEKNAMVVSAREEASKIGKEILQKGGNVFDAMVATEMALAVSYPYAGNLGGGGFMVYRKANGETGAIDYREKAPGAAFKDMYLDENGDPIPEKSQLGAMAVGVPGTIAGIFEVHKKFGTLPIKELLTPVVELANNGYIITEKQQKRLDHYRALFIETNRDTILYAKTYKALDTVKNPMLAKTLQRIIENGRDEFYKGETAKEMVNYIQSLGGIITMEDLSKYEAKWREPVKFTYKDLNIISMSPPSSGGVCLAQIMKMIEPYELSIYGHNSLKSIQVITEAERRAYADRSFYLGDPDFVKIPIDTLISESYLSERMKDFNPKKATLSSDLNYGSIPGYESSETTHYSIIDQFGNAISVTTTLNGAYGSKLYVPELGFFLNNEMDDFSAKPGTPNMFGLLGAEANSIAPEKRMLSSMTPTLVEKDGKLWMSVGTPGGSTIITSVLQTILNVKEYGMTMQDAVNAPRFHHQWLPDVVVFEPNSFDKKILDSLRTKGYKTNEEESRVIGKVDGILVLPDGSLEGGADKRGDDTAVGF, translated from the coding sequence ATGAGATCATTTTTTCTATTACTTTTTATTTTAGTTATCGCTTGCAAAACTACTCCTGAGCCTAAAGTTGACATCAAAACTAAACCGGTTTTTGGAGTTATAGAAAAAAATGCAATGGTAGTTTCCGCAAGAGAAGAAGCTTCTAAAATTGGTAAAGAAATTCTCCAGAAAGGTGGAAATGTATTTGATGCTATGGTAGCTACAGAAATGGCATTAGCGGTTTCATATCCTTATGCAGGAAATCTTGGTGGCGGTGGTTTTATGGTATACAGAAAGGCAAATGGAGAAACAGGAGCCATTGATTATCGTGAGAAAGCACCTGGAGCAGCATTTAAGGATATGTATTTAGATGAAAATGGAGATCCTATTCCAGAAAAAAGCCAATTGGGAGCGATGGCTGTTGGAGTTCCAGGAACAATCGCAGGGATATTCGAAGTGCATAAAAAATTTGGAACATTACCCATAAAAGAACTATTAACTCCGGTTGTTGAACTAGCGAATAATGGATATATAATTACTGAAAAGCAACAAAAACGATTAGACCATTATAGAGCGTTGTTTATTGAAACGAATAGAGATACCATCCTGTATGCTAAAACTTACAAAGCACTGGATACAGTAAAAAATCCAATGCTTGCTAAAACTCTTCAGAGAATTATAGAAAATGGAAGAGATGAATTTTATAAGGGAGAAACCGCTAAGGAAATGGTAAACTATATCCAATCTCTGGGAGGTATCATCACTATGGAAGATCTCAGTAAATATGAAGCTAAATGGCGTGAACCGGTTAAATTTACCTACAAAGATCTTAATATTATATCTATGTCTCCACCTTCTAGCGGTGGAGTATGTCTGGCACAAATCATGAAAATGATAGAACCTTATGAGCTTAGTATCTATGGACATAATTCTTTAAAATCAATTCAGGTAATAACCGAAGCAGAACGAAGAGCCTACGCAGATAGGAGTTTTTATCTTGGTGATCCTGATTTTGTGAAAATTCCGATAGATACCTTAATAAGTGAATCCTATCTATCGGAAAGGATGAAAGATTTTAATCCTAAAAAAGCTACTTTATCTTCGGATTTGAATTATGGAAGTATTCCTGGATACGAAAGTAGCGAAACCACACACTACTCTATCATTGATCAATTTGGAAATGCCATTTCGGTTACGACCACTTTAAATGGCGCTTATGGTTCTAAACTTTATGTTCCTGAGTTAGGATTCTTTTTGAATAATGAAATGGACGATTTTAGCGCTAAACCTGGAACGCCTAATATGTTCGGATTACTTGGTGCTGAAGCGAACTCAATTGCTCCAGAGAAAAGAATGCTAAGTTCAATGACACCTACCCTTGTCGAGAAAGATGGAAAACTATGGATGTCGGTTGGGACTCCTGGTGGATCCACCATTATCACCTCTGTGCTGCAAACTATTTTGAATGTAAAAGAATATGGTATGACTATGCAGGATGCGGTAAATGCTCCTCGTTTTCATCATCAATGGTTGCCTGATGTTGTCGTTTTTGAACCTAATTCATTCGACAAAAAGATACTTGATAGTTTAAGAACTAAAGGCTACAAGACAAATGAAGAAGAAAGTAGGGTTATTGGCAAAGTGGATGGTATTTTGGTATTACCAGATGGTAGTTTAGAAGGAGGTGCTGATAAACGTGGAGATGATACGGCAGTTGGGTTTTAA
- a CDS encoding toxin-antitoxin system YwqK family antitoxin, giving the protein MRILYLFFVLYFTFSCKKTENDYNGKDICKEQILTSSKNGYTKNYYPNSINLESIGHYEKGILQGFWKYYYRNGNIKAEGHYEKGQKQGYWKAYHKNGNIKSEGHINNCKPSGYWKFYDKKNNLIKEINY; this is encoded by the coding sequence ATGAGAATTTTGTACCTTTTTTTTGTTTTGTACTTTACTTTTTCCTGCAAGAAAACAGAGAATGATTATAATGGAAAGGATATTTGTAAAGAACAAATTTTAACCTCATCAAAAAATGGGTATACTAAAAACTACTATCCTAACTCTATCAATTTAGAAAGCATCGGCCATTATGAGAAGGGAATCTTACAAGGTTTCTGGAAATACTACTATCGAAATGGAAATATAAAAGCTGAAGGACATTATGAAAAAGGACAAAAACAAGGGTATTGGAAAGCATATCATAAAAATGGAAACATAAAATCCGAAGGTCATATTAACAACTGTAAACCCTCTGGTTATTGGAAATTTTATGATAAAAAGAATAACCTTATCAAAGAAATAAATTACTAA
- a CDS encoding ACP phosphodiesterase, which produces MNFLAHIYLSGDDQELKIGNFIADSVKGKKFSQFPDRVQKGITLHRKIDSYTDSHPTVRESVLRLFPRYGHYSTVIVDILYDHYLAAYWSEYSKTPLEIYVSNFYDLLQEYYEVLPKRVQDFLPYMLRDNWLLSYATIPGIGRILYQMNHRTKNRSKMNFAVVELEQYYDDFEREFRSFFEELELFTKNEMRKL; this is translated from the coding sequence ATGAATTTCTTAGCCCATATTTACCTTTCCGGAGATGACCAGGAGCTTAAAATAGGCAACTTTATTGCCGACTCAGTCAAAGGGAAAAAGTTCAGTCAATTTCCTGATAGAGTCCAAAAAGGAATTACACTACATCGCAAAATTGATTCGTATACCGACAGTCATCCTACAGTTAGAGAGAGCGTTTTAAGGTTATTTCCTAGATATGGGCACTACAGCACGGTAATTGTGGACATATTATACGATCACTATCTTGCCGCCTACTGGAGTGAATACTCTAAAACTCCATTAGAAATTTATGTTTCGAATTTTTACGATTTACTTCAGGAATATTATGAAGTCTTGCCAAAGCGTGTTCAGGATTTTTTACCATATATGCTTCGTGACAATTGGCTACTTAGTTATGCAACTATTCCCGGTATCGGTAGAATACTATACCAAATGAATCATAGAACCAAAAACAGGTCGAAAATGAACTTTGCTGTTGTTGAACTAGAACAGTATTACGATGATTTCGAAAGAGAGTTTCGTTCTTTCTTTGAGGAACTTGAATTGTTTACAAAAAATGAGATGCGAAAACTATGA
- the glmM gene encoding phosphoglucosamine mutase, protein MTLIKSISGIRGTIGGKVGDNLTPIDAVKFASAYGSWLKAETGKNAPTVVVGRDARISGAMIQQLVMNGLVGLGIHVVDLGLSTTPTVEVAVPMEKADGGIILTASHNPKQWNALKLLDGKGEFLNAENGKKILDIADNDDYNFAEVDDLGSISVNDTYIDKHIDEVLNLSLVNSDIVKEAGFKVVVDAVNSTGGIAVPKLLKKMGVEVVELYCEPNGHFPHNPEPLKEHLTDLSELVVKEKAHFGLTVDPDVDRLAFMSEDGEMFGEEYTLVACADYVLGKTPGNTVSNLSSSRALRDVTEKHNGTYEASAVGEVNVVSLMKANKAVIGGEGNGGIIYPELHYGRDSLVGIALFLTHLAEKKCSVSELRNSYPSYFMSKNKIQLTPGLDVDGILEGFHNKHASEEVSTVDGVKVDFSDSWVHLRKSNTEPIIRIYTEALSQEKADQLANDTIATLKQIAGI, encoded by the coding sequence ATGACACTAATCAAATCAATTTCAGGTATTCGAGGAACTATTGGCGGAAAAGTAGGGGACAATCTTACTCCTATTGATGCTGTAAAATTTGCATCTGCTTATGGAAGCTGGTTAAAAGCAGAAACAGGTAAAAATGCCCCGACAGTAGTAGTCGGAAGAGATGCGCGTATTTCTGGAGCAATGATTCAGCAGCTAGTGATGAATGGATTAGTAGGATTGGGAATACACGTAGTCGATTTAGGATTATCTACTACACCAACTGTAGAAGTAGCCGTTCCTATGGAAAAAGCCGATGGAGGAATTATATTAACAGCTAGTCATAATCCAAAGCAATGGAATGCATTAAAATTATTGGATGGGAAAGGAGAATTTCTGAATGCCGAAAATGGTAAGAAGATTTTGGACATCGCAGATAACGATGATTATAATTTTGCCGAAGTTGACGATTTGGGCTCGATCAGTGTCAATGATACTTATATAGATAAGCATATCGATGAGGTGTTAAATCTTTCTCTAGTAAACTCAGATATTGTTAAAGAAGCAGGTTTTAAAGTGGTTGTTGATGCTGTTAATTCTACAGGAGGAATAGCTGTTCCAAAACTACTTAAAAAAATGGGAGTTGAGGTAGTAGAGCTTTATTGTGAACCGAATGGTCATTTTCCGCATAATCCAGAACCCCTTAAAGAACACTTAACTGATTTATCAGAACTTGTAGTAAAGGAAAAAGCTCATTTTGGTCTTACCGTGGATCCAGATGTGGATCGTCTTGCTTTTATGAGTGAGGATGGAGAAATGTTTGGAGAAGAATATACATTGGTTGCCTGTGCAGATTACGTACTTGGTAAAACGCCTGGCAATACTGTTTCTAATTTGTCATCTAGTAGAGCATTGAGAGATGTTACAGAAAAACATAATGGTACATATGAGGCCAGTGCAGTAGGAGAAGTGAACGTAGTCTCTTTGATGAAAGCTAACAAAGCAGTGATTGGAGGAGAAGGAAATGGAGGGATTATATATCCTGAATTACATTACGGAAGAGACTCTCTGGTGGGTATAGCATTATTTTTAACTCATTTAGCAGAAAAAAAATGTAGTGTTAGCGAATTACGTAATAGTTACCCATCTTATTTTATGAGTAAAAATAAAATTCAACTAACACCAGGATTAGATGTGGATGGGATTTTAGAAGGATTTCATAACAAACATGCCTCAGAAGAAGTTAGTACGGTAGATGGCGTAAAAGTTGATTTCAGCGATAGTTGGGTGCACCTTAGAAAAAGTAATACAGAACCTATTATTCGTATTTATACGGAAGCTTTAAGTCAGGAAAAAGCTGATCAATTAGCGAATGATACAATTGCAACCTTAAAACAAATAGCTGGAATCTAA
- a CDS encoding lysophospholipid acyltransferase family protein, which yields MQLLIYCLVYPILWIISKLPWRLFYIFSTCVYIFVYHVIRYRRKSVTENLVLVFPQKSPQDINRIRKAFFKHMCDMFLEMIKSISISDKDLLDRFKIIDIETLKQLEAKNKSIVVLMTHYASYEWSTVTQLLIDFPTVGIYKQIKNKYFDQLVHRIRQRYNARLIPSYKAMKEITRDKVNGKLCSYAFLSDQSPSLDKATYWTDFMDIKVPTHVGGAVLAKRLDMSVVYLQVEKVKRGYYQAKFIPITENAKNCEDFYIVKTYLRMVEEQIRKAPEYYLWTHKRWKHRNAEIPKDATID from the coding sequence ATGCAATTATTGATATATTGCTTGGTATATCCAATTTTGTGGATTATATCAAAATTACCCTGGCGTTTATTCTATATATTTTCCACCTGCGTGTACATTTTTGTATACCATGTGATTAGATACCGAAGAAAATCAGTAACAGAAAACCTTGTTCTTGTTTTTCCGCAAAAGTCGCCACAAGACATCAATAGAATCCGAAAAGCATTTTTTAAACATATGTGCGATATGTTTTTAGAAATGATAAAGTCTATTTCTATAAGTGATAAAGACCTTTTAGATCGTTTCAAAATTATTGATATTGAAACGCTTAAACAATTAGAAGCAAAAAATAAGAGCATTGTAGTTTTGATGACTCATTATGCGAGTTATGAATGGTCCACCGTAACACAATTATTAATTGATTTTCCTACAGTTGGTATTTACAAGCAAATTAAAAACAAATACTTTGATCAACTCGTACATCGGATCAGACAACGATATAATGCACGACTTATTCCTAGTTATAAAGCGATGAAAGAGATTACCAGGGATAAAGTTAATGGTAAGCTTTGTTCATATGCCTTTTTATCAGATCAATCTCCTAGTTTGGATAAAGCTACATACTGGACAGATTTTATGGATATAAAAGTTCCAACGCATGTTGGAGGCGCTGTATTGGCGAAAAGACTAGATATGTCTGTTGTTTATTTACAAGTAGAAAAAGTAAAAAGAGGTTATTATCAAGCGAAATTCATTCCCATCACAGAAAATGCTAAAAACTGCGAAGATTTCTATATTGTAAAAACATATCTACGTATGGTAGAAGAACAAATTCGTAAAGCACCTGAATATTATCTATGGACCCATAAACGCTGGAAACATCGTAATGCAGAAATCCCTAAAGATGCCACTATTGATTAA
- a CDS encoding lysophospholipid acyltransferase family protein: protein MQLVIYSLVYPLLWMISKLPWRLFYMFSTCTYILVYHIIRYRRKTVTENLNLAFPNKEAKEINRIRKASYKHMCDMFLEMIKSLSISEKDIIERFHITNLDALVTLENKNKSFITMMGHYNSYEWTNSIDLISKFKCVGIYKPIKNKYFDKLVHRIRGRFNSRLIPSAKVFREMTMDQRKENPELSLYGLISDQSPKLNNATFWTDFMGIKVPAFVGGEVLSRRLGLSIFYLHVEKIKRGYYQATLVPISEDPKNEEEYAITKKFTQLLEGQIRQKPENYLWTHKRWKHRNAKPPKDAVIS from the coding sequence ATGCAATTAGTAATTTATAGCCTTGTATATCCTTTACTTTGGATGATATCTAAACTACCTTGGCGATTATTTTATATGTTCTCAACCTGTACATATATATTGGTTTATCATATTATCAGGTACAGAAGAAAAACAGTGACAGAAAACTTAAACTTAGCTTTCCCTAATAAAGAAGCAAAAGAAATCAATCGTATCCGAAAAGCCTCATATAAGCATATGTGCGATATGTTTCTGGAAATGATAAAGTCTTTATCTATTAGTGAAAAAGATATAATAGAGCGTTTTCACATAACCAACCTAGATGCTTTGGTAACGTTAGAGAACAAAAACAAAAGTTTCATTACTATGATGGGACATTATAATAGTTATGAATGGACCAATTCTATAGATTTGATTAGTAAATTTAAATGTGTAGGAATCTATAAACCTATCAAGAACAAGTATTTTGATAAATTGGTTCACCGTATCCGAGGAAGATTTAATTCTAGATTGATACCGAGCGCTAAAGTTTTTAGAGAAATGACTATGGATCAAAGAAAAGAAAATCCAGAACTTAGTTTATATGGATTAATCTCGGATCAGTCTCCTAAACTTAATAACGCTACATTCTGGACAGATTTTATGGGAATAAAAGTTCCGGCTTTTGTAGGAGGAGAAGTGCTTTCCAGAAGGTTAGGTCTTAGCATATTTTATCTTCACGTGGAAAAGATAAAAAGAGGGTATTACCAAGCTACTTTGGTTCCTATTTCTGAAGATCCAAAAAATGAAGAAGAATATGCAATTACAAAAAAGTTTACACAATTATTAGAAGGGCAAATAAGACAAAAACCTGAAAACTATTTATGGACACATAAGCGGTGGAAACATCGTAATGCGAAACCTCCAAAGGATGCTGTTATCTCCTAA